Within Hydractinia symbiolongicarpus strain clone_291-10 chromosome 11, HSymV2.1, whole genome shotgun sequence, the genomic segment AATAAAACCTGCTTTTTCCAGTTTTCGTGGAGGTTGAATTTCTCTTTTATATAATTAAAGAATCTAGATTGTATTTTACGGACCTGcatattaaaaatgttaatttggTCTGCAAAATGCAATTTTGATTACCTGCTAATTATTTCGCATTGCTTCCTATTGCTTTATTTCAGGTCTGATGCTAATGCAATGGCATAACTGCCAGTAAAAGCCAAGCATTTTGGTGATTTTGTCAAATGCATGCAAGTCGAATAAAATTGTAATGTCAATTTGCTTTAaatcattaaattaaaaaaagtgatCGTATAACAGCGATTAATACTAAAGATACTAACAGCTATTAACAGCTACTAACAGACTAAATCACAGGCAAAATGACCAGTATTTTAGCCTTAAGAGAGATATAGCAGAATTAACGAAGAAAGTAATAACTGAGTTTGTGTGAATAAAAGCGGGTATGTTTCACACTCTCTAGCAATtacataattaaaaattaataaggtATAAATATGAAACATTATATTCCACAGATATTTATTGTCACACCCATTAAATCAATGAATATTTTGAAGTTTcaataaaattgatttttttaacaaaatatgaatcgttttttttttagatgctagctatattttttacGAATAGTTACTTTTTTCCAAAACAGGTAATCTGTTTCTAAACAGAATCACTCATATTACAAACATTAATAATAAAGAAGTTCGTGTTGTCTTTTTGATAATctgaattgttaaaaaattgttttaaaatgcaACCTAAGGCGTCCATAAATCAAGATTGAAACAACACATAGATAGAATGATTAAACGTGCTGACGATAACATGGAAAACATTTTGATCAGCTTGTTGATTTTGTCTATTCTTTTGTGTACAGGTATGTAAGTTTTTACTACATGGTTGCAATAAATGCAGCTAAATACACATTTAAAGGTAGGTTTCCATACGACGCATTTTCTTCTCGAGACATTTTTCACAAACATGCGCCATAAAGTAGAATGACCGCACTGACTAGGTGTAAAAAGATGCTCACAAGCTTCtctcaaaaagtttttttaataactccttaactCTATGCTACGTGGCTATGATACTTCCTGAGTTTCAATAGTTATCATttgacacctgcatgccaaatttttaggtcccatgccTTTCAgtggctttgatattggctattactcgaaactacccttaaaaatctctatgaaacccttaaaacctgaaacttacaacacgactttgtttcatcaagaagaatcattttgcttGTTTTGGACACCTGATAAATCTGGTTTCCCAATTTTCTCGAATTTTACCGATAAGCGAAAAAACGGATTTCCGGGTAATTTTTGGCAACTTTTCATGCGCTCTATGTAAaaacggaaaatatgttaagtcATATTATGTTCGAAAACCCCcgaaccgaatagggttaacaaaactttttagaaatattataaaaaatgaaaaaatgatcAGCAATAGTAAAAATTttctgacatcataattttgagaATACGTGTTTTTACCGTTGACAATTGTAAAAGAATAATTACTCTttataatattgccttttggaGCAATGCAGAAGATTATTAAtaaagtcgttaacccgtggaacaaTCCACGGGAATTAGCTGACGTAATTATTTCGCGCAtctgttaataaaaatatttagcccatctgttaataataatatttcgcgcatctgttaatgaaattattttgcgCATCTGTTATTAAATCAGTCTACAGTATTCATGGTCCCTGGAAATATACACGAAAGCAGTGTAAactacacttttttattttttatagtatagTTTATTGGTAGTAGTGTTACGCCGctttctcgtaaaattcatatatttaacaataatttgTGCATTTTTACGGCCTGAGTTTGGTGTAAAAAAGAGGCTCCTCCCtgcaaatagcttttaaaaaactaaatttgacattttcttacACTTTTTGTTCAGTTTAAAAGACAATAagtttcagcaaaaaaataagcgCATCCAGGTTTATTGTTGTCATTAAATATAAATGGTTtaaagatgaaacaaaatttacaaaataaatttcacatTCATGTTTAGAATAAACAAAAAGTCACTTACAAAATCtttctaaaatttattgttctcctTCTATTATTAAACACTTGTTTCTGTTAATTTCctcgaaaaaaataattaaaactttttcaatgaaatagacaacgcaAAAGTAATTGTCCGCAACTTTGACTgtagttatttataacaaagaaactgcatcgcaggaacaataaaagttaattaaccaTGAATTTTGTgtctaagaaaatttttaaattaaacttttgtgaaacTACGCAAAAGACAAAATTAGCGTAGCAAAATAGCGTAGCAAAAAGATCAAAGAGCTATGCGcaatttcgtgcgtggttaacacaagtcggaatacggctattattataatgCTAAAAAAGCAGATTTATCTCTTCTTTGACCGCACTTAGCACCACTGTTACTATGGCACTTTCTAAATGGGAGATTTTAATCGACTCTCACCCCTCTCGCCAGCATACATAGATTTAAAGTGTTACAAAGAGCTAATAAATTCAGCACacgtttttctttattatatagCAAATAGTTTAAAATGCAACGAGATGACCCAAGCTCAAAATCAGACAACACAGAGGGCATGCGAAAAATATTTAGACAGGTGTTTTGCTTCATCTCTGTCAATGACAGTAACAGCACTTGGTCATTCGATCACCACACACCAAGAGGTCTTTGGTTGTACTCACAGCTCTTCGTGTCACAAATGGTGTCAACATTTTGAAGAGAACATACCAGAAGGGACAGGAGTAACAGTCAAGAGTTGTAATGTAAGTCTGCGTCCTCTATcaacattaaaaattatttttaaaaacaagaaaacccTTTTTTCACTTCTCcaacttttaattaaaaactttacTCCGTAAGTAGCTAACTATTCTAATCTCTATTTTAATAATCCCGTTTCTGTTTGTCAAACGGGGTGATTTCGTGTTAAAAATGCACGATTTTGATTGAAATAGCAAATATTGTCGTGCATTTTCCATGTTTTGTCTTATGTATAATGTTACTACCTATAAAATTAGCCGTATTTATATGAAGACAAACTAATGTTCTAAGGCGAAAAATTCATCCTGAACGATTAgttcaacaacatcaacaacaagtCGTAATATGGAGTCGAacaattaaaagaaattaatcATTAGTATAAACACTGAGACAGACAGAGTATTTAAGACGAATGCATTGCATTGCACTAACAAGCTCAATCATTTCATACCAACAGCCATCATAACGGAGTGCTCTTTctatcaacatttttttaaagcatcgcaaaagagaaaaagagattTCTTTCATGAAAGTTTGTTAGAGGAAACAATAAATGCAATGATCTATGACGATCTAGGGGATCAACCTCAAAAGCAGTGGGACGATCTTGCGCTTGCATGTGGAACGATTAACTGCAGTTCAGCTGTGCCGCACATTCTGGTTAAGCCCCTCAGTACAAGTATACAGCATACCGCAAATCCAGTGGAGCGTTCGTAGCGATACAACTGTTCGgatgtaatgtttttttcaataagTAACTTCCTCGCAGCCGAAAAAAAACACAGGTTGTACAATCTGTTGTTACGCAGTCATGGCAAGAACAGTCAGCCTTTGAATAATTTGACTAATAACTTCACAGTATTTATGAGGGTGCCAGGTCAAACACTATGTACAGGGAAGCCATGTAACAAATCCGTGTTACAGCAGTGTgtctttttccaaaaaaaacaagatttgtTACGCTACAAAAATTTATTGTCGTAGCTACCAAACTGCATTTGACATAAGAAGCAAAACCAACTGTGTTTGGCTACAAACGACTGAGTTATTCACTTCTTAGCTGGAGGTACCACAGCTTAGCTATCCAGAACATAAGTTGCATTGCTAAGGATTGCTAAGGataacacaaaaagaaacaataataatgttggctaggatagaAAACACTAaggtaaataaaaaatcttAACTGAACAGCATAAATACTGTCTCTAAGTGAGGATGAAAAATCTTAATACTTATACATGGCTAGACAACGTAATGATATACATATCTAAATAtgcaaaaacatataaaaaataaaaatcatacaaAAATTGGTAGCTTTTCAAAGACAAAAAGTCGACAAAAGACATCTGAAAACCTAAGCACTACAACATCCAAAAGGGCTGTGTTGTAACCCTAGCTCTGATCGTTTCATCTTCCTTCGTCAGCTTGGTTAGGGTCGTGGGTTGTTTATCGAAATCAAAgctttttgtttattatgcACGAGCAATCacagcatttttataaaaatatatcataatTGTTATTTGCAACTTCAAGAATTCGTTCGCGGTTAGCACGACCTGATTTTGTTCGACAAACAGACATAATACAGGTATTGTTAATATAGAAACagcaacctttttttattataaaatatttagcaTTAATATATTCTTTCTCAGTTTTACaaagacaaaaattttaatcctTTTTTAATGTGATCAAACTTGTTCTAAATGTTGTGAATAAGGTACATATAATTTTATTCCACATTCCACCATCACGACTcacgaaaatattattttgcattCTTTGATTTGCACACAGATTTTCTGATAAGTTGATATACAACATGGACAGTATTGTATCCAACATGGGCTATACAATTTTGTGGCAATTCATCTTCTGTGTTTCTTCTAAGCTCCTTGATTTCATATACATCACTTAAGCATTGTTTTAAAGTTTCAGTTGGAATGCTATATGGTGGTTGCTTGCGGAGAGACATATCATATTCAAAACATTCCAACAATACTCGCCCTTGCGGCACCAATAACTTTGTCACTTGTGCAACATAACGTTGACGCTCCTCAGCAGCTGTTGATACCAAACCACCAATATCCACACAATAATCGAAAAGTCCTCCAAGCATATCAACATCTGTGTAAAAGAAGTCACACTGATAAATTTTGAGCATTTCGTTGTGTGTGTAAATCGTATAGCCATCTTTTGTGTCAATTGTGTAATCCAAAGATAAACGttggaaaaaataattacaagctGCTTCGGAAAATTCAACTCCAACAACTGCTACTTTTTGCTTATAAAACCAAAACATATCAACTGTTGCACCGCAAAAAGGAACCAAGACACGTTTTCCTTTTACAGTTCCTTGAACCATATCTTGAAAGTATTGTGTTACGTATGGACTCCCCTGGGGCATGTCCCAAGGAAGATCGTTGCTCTTCCATCTTTTTTCCCACATTGTGTTTATCGCTTCTCTTGACTGCATTTTCTCTACTAGcctaaacaagaaaaagttgtttacataaatttggCTTATATAAATTATGACTCTGTTTTCTTAAAACAACGGCATAATTTTACAGCTTTGCCAGGAGACTATTCTAACTCATTTAATTGTATTTTCCCCATAAAATATTTGCTTTTTAGCCGATGTAAGCTTTTACATAAGAACAAacgaaaaaataacaaaacgttgtttgtgttttaatatttatgtttattcactcatactgcGAAGTAAAGAATGAATGTTAGTTTAGGCAGCAGAACTTTGCCTTACCATTTCTTAGTCGTGATGAATGGCTGAACGAACGATGTTAAAAGTATAATGTAAGgtagttttttaattaaagcacaTCCAACCACAAAGAGGCAGATGATTACAAAAACCGTGGTTGGTAAACAGGGAAAGAATGTAAAGAATGATATATAGTTTACGTAAGTTATGCTAAATACGCAAATACTTGGGCTTTGAAGCTTCAGTTATAAAAATTAATCCGTAGTTtaattgcagaaaaaaaaagatcTAGCCATAGATCAATGTTCATGTTATAAATATGCAGAAAGTTATTCAAAAAGTTAAACCTGTAATTATTAATTATCCACCAATATACTTCCACCCATGGAGGTTCCATGTCCCACCTTCAGCTAATGTGTCcgcttggtttgtttacatttttacctccatttcttcaAGTAAGTATCGGTACTGTGATTCCATGCATTCTGCTTTGTAGAAATGTCCCATCACATATATAGcttgtttagctagctacagtcaTCCACAAAATGTGATGCCTCTGGCAAATTTATACCACAAACTAAGAACCAGAAAGTTTAGCAAAGTCAGGAAAAGAACATAGCTAGccagatattttgcagatagtatgTTCCGTTATTACCTATGATAAGTGTTTATAAAagtatgtcacgtgtaatcaGTTATGTTGCTTGGCCACAAAGAGCAGTTTTTAACACTGAGGGGGGATGGAGAGCCTTTTTTTTTGTAGCGattgtagctatatatattttacgCACGTtggaaaagaaacttttttaacctTGCTGGTGAGCATACACCAGTGCTGCTCAAGTTACAGCAactgaaattattattttaatatacatataatatatacatacaGCTAgggaaactttttcaacatcatTTCTTATTACTGACGCATTTTAAATTCTGATTAGCGGTTATCATGCAATTGTCAACGtgtattaaaaatgtttcattatattcattatttcttatttaattccCCAAGATGTACAAATAATGTCCCTAATTTCTGTTTCTGTAACTTCACCTGATCTTTACACCAATGCACTGATAGCACTGATGATGCGCATGCGTTAAAGATCATTAGATTTTTGCTGATAGTTACGGGAATTTTGGGGCGTGACGTAAAGTTTTGACATCACAAGCAAAATTCTATATgatatgagagtttgaccgtggtTTTTAGAAAAAACTGGTTATAAaccatcatatttttttaatcattgctgacgtcatcaaattttcataaacgaTCTTTTTAATTGTTCCTAACTACTtagaaaaaattgtgaaaaaaaatctttgtgtattgacgggtgcttgatgacgtcatcaaaattaaagtttaaaattaaatcttccctgtttcttttttgtcttagtggatttttccttATTGtcttttttacaatattttttttcctttattcaCTTGTAACctatcttttttatctaaactatATGTGGCGCAATTAGTGATTAAATAGAATGGTATTTTGGCGCTCAATAAATTAAACTTATGcgtctatttcttttttatgcttTGATGCAAATCcgattttatttttcagtttcTTTTTGCTAAAGACTTTCCATTTGTTCAAGAGAATTTTATATCTATAGCcgctattttgtttttaaccgaGGAAGTCTGAACAGGGATACGCCGTTTAAATATTCGTTTAGTTGTCCATATGGGGTGCAGCAAATGTGGCGCAGAGAATTGGTTTCAACATAGTTAATAGAAAAAACACTATTAACTATGGTTTCAACGTAACGCACAATACACGATAGATATTTGAATTGAATTTAAATGGATACCGCTTAGTTGTATCTCCTCATTTATTTTAACTTCTTGTTTTAACAAAGtttaaagattttaatgaaTTGCTTAAAAGGGTAAAACAAACTATTGGTTGTATTCAATAATGAAGGTTTTTAAGTTGTGTGCATTCACGGTGGAATAAAGTTATTGCAGCTATCTACGTCAAatttacagtttttttaaaaagaatgtagtTCATAAGAAAGTTTAGCCTAAGATTTttccaaaaatgaaaattatgttAAACTAAACAAAAGCAACGTGAGTTTAAAATTAAagaggaataatttttttttgagatattttttttataatagctagctagagtaGTACACCCTTATGCGTACAGTTTAGGTTTTCAACGGTCAAACCCCTATtaaaaacgctgcttttagacccctaAAAAAAATGAGTAAACAAGTCACATCATGATGGCACTCGAcaaaaactgctgacatcaacgTTTGAGTAGGGgaattccctactcaaattgcgacCGTTGTTAGTTGAAGTCTGAATGTATGTATAATAAATGTTAAACAACAAGACACCGCAAGATTGGTAcacactttttatacttttaacgtTTTTTGTAGGTCTGGGAGCTGTCCTAGCCCTCACCTCTACCGCGCTTGTGATAGTTGCCCTAGCCCTCACCTCTACCGAACTTGTGCTGAAAGGTatgaaagaagaagaagagtgcGGGAGGGTTATCAACGCTATAGTAAAGAGAATTGACGATCTAGAAGAAATGATGCgcaaaaaactaaataaataaaaattgttgtgAGAAAAAACAAACGTATTACTGGTATAATAAATGTCAAGCAACTACCGAAGGCCTAAAATGACAGCGTTAGATTGGTACACACATTCACGGCGGGTAAAAACGGTCCAAGAAATGCTTATCAAAAGCGTCCGCGTTTTTCGGCCCGTAGGTTTTTAAAAACGGTCGAGGACCGTAAGTATTATATCTTTGGTACATGGTACCATACTTTTATCTGGTATGTGTTTTAAACGTGTCTGATGGTTTTACGAGCGCTAGAATTTGAAAGtcgaataaattttctttcgatCGAATATAAACATGCTTATGTTGAACATCGTGGAATGTCTTTTTAGCTGTCTTGAAATAGTGCCTCTTTCAATTTTACCCTTCCAGTAACAAACTTTGTTGGGTATAGAATAGTATTAAATggtattatttttctatttgaagGCATTAAAACGCAAGTTGTAAGACGAATCTTCAATTctgttgttttacattttttaattttgaagtttttttggtaaataaaaGCAACGGAAGTATGGGAAAATTGTAGTAAGCTACGTATGGCAGTCTCAGGAATTAAGAAATGGCggccatttttaaattgtttcttttttattatattctgtAAACTAAGGTGTGTTAATGGTCTATCTGGCTATGTCCTATGAGTATAAGTATATTTTAGGTCTCATATAGCCGACTTCTCAATTTTTCACAATATATACAAGAAACCCatccatataaaaaaaattaaaacttgtctttaaagctagctagctagctaaatattttGTGGATGTGTTGTCCCAttgtatagctatagctagctatgctttattctgactaaattttctcatgtattaattttttcgcaAGTTTTCATTCATCCACAAGTAACAAGGAAAAATTTAGGGTTTTTAGGCAAAATAGATGCGTTAAACCGTAGCTAGCTAGAGTTCTGTGTATAGATgagcgaatgtttacaaagttctgtATATGTACGCGCATTCTTACAGGCAAtaaaagaaggaccacataagaaaaactatttccactaatttatatatttaaggaaTAAACGATCTAAAAGGAGCTGGAATTGGAAtaccgttttttttaattaagaaaagaaaaatgttttttccctaTAAATAACgaacttgtgtttatatatatatacgtttattcttattttttttaaaacattccaagacataaaaattcatttctttgtgtcattcgccaaaataaattccgttaaaataaacatttttttgtattcgccaaattaaatcctcgccaaattttataaaatttatcattcgcaaaattaaatccccGCCAAGTATTCCATTTTGGTCATTCACCATTAAATACtctccaaaatttatccacttaagatagtaaataaaaatatcctctctttttcatcttctttttctaaaatgacagataataacttttcttttctatatatatatataatatatatatttataattacctATGTTTTTAGATCATGTATAATGATGTCAGATTTAATTGATTCATATGCAGAGTTGGACGAAAAAAATATCctcgtcatcaatttaataaagTTTCACTTCGATACAATTTTAACATCTCTTAATCGAAAAATTCAAGCAAAACAAACTTTGTATAATCCCTTCAAAGTTGTCATTAATGAACGTGTCCATTCCGAAATATTTTTAGCTGTTTATAAAGCCATTCGCGACTTCCGCACAGCTTACGGTAGAGAATTGATTGTTAAGAAAGACAAAAGTGGTATCATTAAAGAAAttagtattatttttcaccatcttGGGTCATTGAAATTCCATTTATCAAACTTGTCTAGCCTTGATatcaataaaatattcaaaaagaagtttaaaagcaaTGCCGTCGGTGATATAATATGTgacgatgaaaaaaaatgtattttacattACAAAGTGTCAACAAAGACATTAAATATAACTGCATCGTACAAAGTTGTCAATCAATATGGTATGGTATGTAGTTATTGACAGAATTGGATTTTTATCCtagttaaatgtttttattttgttgtatttctATGCCATGCCTCCTAAAGGAAAGTCAAAGGCACAAAACATTAAGTTTTCCCAGTTAGGAAAATATAcatcaaacagaaaaaaaatcaacgatatggatttgaaaatttcaaatcaGAGTAACCTAATtgaggaaaaacaaaaacaattagcaGCATTGAGCAGTGAGATAACTTTGATTGAAAGGGATGTTGATAAGTTAAGAAATAGATTAGCTAGAAAAAGAAAACGTGTTAGACACCTAAACTATGAGTGTAGTAAGAATAGAGTGGACTCTGAAGTCAAATTTAGCATCAGCAAGGTAACAGCTGAGAGGCGTAGTAAATTCCCATCATCTAGTGATTTAAATAGATCAGCAAAAGATACACGTCGTCTGGAAACATTTGAAGCTTGTTCTGCCATTCACGGAGGGTCTAAGGAATCTGTTCAGCCGGTTATGTTTGGTATGATTGACACATTGTGTTCGAAAATCccctcaaaaatgtttgcaaaaagtTTATTGAATGCTAAATCATCTGTAGTAAAACAGATAAAGGAAACTACCatcaaaatagcaaatgaaGAATTTTACAATTCAGAAGATAATAAACTACGTTCTCTCAATGTTTTTTACAGCCACAATGTCATGGGGAAAGCTAAA encodes:
- the LOC130613439 gene encoding thiopurine S-methyltransferase-like; translated protein: MEPPWVEVYWWIINNYRLVEKMQSREAINTMWEKRWKSNDLPWDMPQGSPYVTQYFQDMVQGTVKGKRVLVPFCGATVDMFWFYKQKVAVVGVEFSEAACNYFFQRLSLDYTIDTKDGYTIYTHNEMLKIYQCDFFYTDVDMLGGLFDYCVDIGGLVSTAAEERQRYVAQVTKLLVPQGRVLLECFEYDMSLRKQPPYSIPTETLKQCLSDVYEIKELRRNTEDELPQNCIAHVGYNTVHVVYQLIRKSVCKSKNAK